GTACAAAATAGTCACTCTACTTGAAAATAGTGTCCAGTGATAATGAACACAAATTCCACCTACCAGAAATGAGCACGTTTCCAGGATAAACAGGCCAATGACAAATTGTGAGGTAGTTGCTTAAATTTTTTCAAACCCTCCCCACCCTAAAAACACTGCCGGAACAATATAACAAATTCAATGTGCCCCGCCTTCTCAATGACATAACAAAGCAGCCAACACCTAACCCATAATCATCTGTTCAAACTAATGGAAATGTAGGGCATTAAATTATCAATCAACAAGAGCTTTCATTTATATGCTTTGCATGATTTTTGGATTAATTTGTAACATCTGCAAAAGTATTCAATTGATATTAAAATGTAAATCCCAATAAAACAAGGCATGATACGAACCACCAAGCAGATATGTGATTGATCACATTTTGATGGCAAGATTAAAGAACATAAAATTTACTGTGCAAAAAATGATCTGGGTGTATACATGCTTGTACATTTGAAGAATCTGCTAAAAGGTTTAAAAATGTTCAGATTTAAACAAAATTAAGCTGTGCTAAGCAATTTATAAAAAAACTGCACACTTTGGAATGTTTGATAAAGCTACAAGGGAGGTTGCAGAGTCTGAACGAACCCAAAAGCTTTCTGTATTTCAATACCAAAGGGTCAGTTTATGTGTTATATGGTATAAGAACTGAAAGcttaaaatatttttgttgcatGAAGGTACTCCACATGAGCTTCAGGGAAGTGTTCAAAAACCATTATGATTTTTAACTGGCAGAGAACGGATTAAagatcattaaaaataaaataacagaggATCTGATAAGAGTTGaagaaaacagcaataaaaggaAGATCAAGAAGAAAAAGGCAGACATTATGGATGAAACATATGCTGCTGGTTACAATAACTACTACAAATGGGAAAGGCTAGATGCATTTATTGAACAGAAGTGGGAGAATGGAATTGGTTCAGTAGCAGGAAGTATGCAGACTTTTTGATGGATACGGGAGAAAAACCAATAGATCATTTACCTGGAACCTACAGCAAACTCCATATGTGGATAATTCTTTATAATCAGAAGGGCATCTTCCACTCTGCACCTTCTCTCCATTAAGCCATGCCGCTATAAGGAATTCACTATCAAGAGATCTCATATTAAGGGCTTGAATCTCTCACTTTTGACCATGTAGAGTTTATTTGAATTTATTGTTTGGCAATAAGTATTTCTGGTTGAATTCACTTTAATTGAGAGATGCACAACTGACTTCTCTATGAAGGTGCACAATGTGCAAAGTCACATTACTGTGCTAGAATGTACTGTTGTTAACCAGGATGCCACTAATCAGCAAAATCTACGTACAAATCTAATTGAACAGTAACCTACAGGAACATTTTGAAAACTATATACAGCATTCCTAATGAAAACTAAACCAGTGACAACAGAGAATAATCAGTAAAAACGACTGTCCCAACTGAAACATTCAAGCCCTTCTTGCACATATCTGGTGCCAATGTTCTTCCAAGACTTCTTAGACATTGCACCATTTAATGAATGCACAATTATTTCAGCAATAAATTGTAACTTTCATGTTTAACCCATTTTCAACAGtcacaaaattattttaatgcTAACAAAATAACATCAAACGACACCCTCATAATCCCCAGCCATCCAACCGTCCCTCTTTCCACACGAGCCAACACCAAATTGAAAATCTTCAAGGATTGCAGGTGTGATACAGACCTCACTCCACATTCAATCCTTGAAGATATTTAATTTGGAAAGCAGAAAATAATTaccggcgtacaggtttgcacagCGCAAGACACGGGCGTACGGGTTTACACAGCGCAAGACATGAGCGTACGAGTTTGCATAGTGCAAAACCCAGTCGTACGGGTTAGCATAGTGCACGACCCGAGCGTACGGGTTAGCATAGTGCAAGACCACAGTTGGGAGACAACCAAGGCGTGGGACAGCACTGGTATTGTCATGGATGTATAAATATCAAGCGACAGCTTTTAATATAATACATTACAAGTTTTGATACCGAAACATGTGGAAAAATGACAAACACTAGATAAAAAGTTGACAACAGGAAGGTTACGTTTTGTTGATGTAAGATTTTTAATATTGGTTACATGAAACACCTAAAATTTAGCTGAGTATCTCATGACAAGAGCTGAGCCAGGTTGATTATTTCCATTTCTTTCCAAGCTCGATACAAAATGCAACATTTAAAGTTCACAGGCTAACAATAGTTATTAAATCACAAATTTCAAATATTTGATATGATTAAATTTAAAGTTCAGCAGATATTTCAGTTACTTATCCATTTTCATTATTGCATTACAAGTGGCCATGTACTGGCATTGCAAATAATACCCAATAATTTTCAAACATAAATGCATGCAGTACTTGTCATTTTATTTGACTCATCGGATGGCTTGAGCAACGGAGCAAGCTGCTGCATACCCAACAACTAAACAGTTTAAATTTCCTACATTATTTGAGGCTGGAACCAAAGTTCTAGCAGGAAACCTAACAAAAAGTTCTTGGTTTTTAATAATTTATTCTCACCTGTTAACATTTTTTTAAGTAGTCAATTTGTGCTGGCAAGTTACAAGTAGCTGAGCTACATTGGGAAGTTCCCATGATAATATTTGGTCCATTCAATTAGGATAGCATTGTAAGCAACTGCACTAGTCTCAGCAATCCAAGGTCAAGGGGTAGGGTTTTCTAGTGGAGGACAGCAGAGATGGACACTGGCCACCACGCTTGATTCCAATTACTTCCCAATAATAGCCCCTTACCTTAAGTGCACTTGTGTAGATGTTAGTTCAGCAGCATTGCCTTGATTTTTGGATCAGCCCCATTGTTGAGGCACACATAATGGAAAAGCCAAATGTGCTAAACACAGAAAGGCACACAAGAGATTTTAGCCTAGTAGGAGTGTCCATATTGATATTAGAGGCAGGAGACAAACTAACCCTGGTCCCACCCCAAGTCCTGTTTTGCCCATATTACAAAAATGTTACCCAGTGCATTTGAATTGCTGACATGCCCAGATGCTATTCTAGAATCAGGGCTGACTAAACATGCAATTGGTTACAACCCTTGATTACTCTTCGGAACACTTTACTACATTTACATTGCAAAAATGTTCATGTAGTCAGCCACGAGGACAGAAAATAAACAGTTGCATTGTGATATGGGTTAAATGAAAAAAAGCATAAACAGTACTCAATGATTAAATGCAGTGCCATGAGCGTGTTTCACGTgttactttgcaaaaaaaaaatctttcaacattGGATCAAATATTGCTAATTTTCAGAATAGGTCATCTATGACTAAACAGAAATTAACAATTGAATATAAAGCACATTCACAAAAAAGGCGGGTCCTCTGCTCCATACCTATAGCACTTGACTTTAGTGCAGTCCTTCTGAATATGCCCAAATTCTCCACATGAATAACATTTCTGCTCATCAGCATGATCACAATCACGGGCCAGATGTCCAGGtctgccacagttgtagcagcatTGTTCTCTCTCCTTCTTTGGCTCCTTGCAGTCTTTGGCAATATGGCCACCCttaccacagttgtagcaggCTGAAATTTGACAGAGCATAAATTATTTGTAAGAAGTTACTTTATCACATaccatagagaaaaaaaaatatttaccatCTTCCTGGAGTTCACAATCCTTTGCAAGGTGGCCCGATTCACCACAACGGTAGCAGATATCTGTAAATGGTTTAAAATATTTCAGCTCAGTAAAAGCTCTGCACAATGCCACATATCTGtagtaaattttgaaaaaaactgCTCAATTTAATATGCTCTACTATCATAGAATATGCAAGTTTTCAACAAAGAAAATACTGGAAGTACTCAGCCATTCAGGCAGATATCAATTCATCAGAACACAatggtctgacccaaaacatttacCCTTTTCTTGTCTACATGTGATTTTCTCCAGTATATTGTTTTCAAtccaaaaatctctgaaataactTGACACAGAATTCTAGTCAGATCACACTAACAGGCCCTGTAGCCCATCTTGTCCAAGCTGACTAAGAACACCCATCTAAGATATTCCCATTTGCCTGAGCCTGACCCATATACCTAcaaaaccttacctatccatggaccttaacaaatgtattttaaatgttattgtacctacagattcctatcaaatattTCCACTgataccttaaacccatgccgtcAAGTTTAATTCCCCAACCCTTCAAAAGTACTGCACTCACCCTAGTTATTCccttcacgattttatacacctccagtcATTCACACTTCAataaaggaataaagccctaatttTTGCATCGCGAAAATTGGCATTGTCTGCTCTCAAATGGATCAGGCAGTTTAAATGGCAACCATAATGGATTGGGTGTCATAGCATTGTGGAAAAATCTcttaattttaacatttaccgATGAAGGAAATACTTAAAAGGTACAATCTGTGGATCTTCTAAAAAAAAGTGCACTAAAAGTAGGAAAGTATTAATAGTTCGGAAAATCTGACAGGCCACCAATGTCCAGAGTGTGACAGATTTTTGGAATTTTACTGTATCTAGAAAATAAAGGTTTATACATACTCGCCATAAATCGTTGAATTTTTAAATGTGACCGGAAGTTATTTTCTGCTAAAGATTTAAAATTATGCCCAAAGACAGCCAATTTTATACATACTAAAATTTTGGATTAGCTATGCTCCTAGCTCGACAACCAGCTCTAAGATTAACATCTTGGTATCGACCtgagaattataggccagtttcACTTTTCTCGGGATAAAATGCAAGTTAGCCACATGCTTGAAATACCTCCGTTAAGGAAATTAAAATTTTACCCAGTACTCTGGTGTGGTCTCAACCTCCCAGTTACTGCAGCAGAATACCAATTTTATATTTGCAACATCCTGCAATTAATGACAACCATGCCATTCTGCCACGCCAGGTACAAGACATCGGTATAATACCACATGGTGTTCTACTTAGGACATGGCAGCTAAAGTTATCAATTCAAATATACATTTATAATAGCCTGTCTCAACTCAAGATTTTCACCAAAATTAAAAATGAATCAaataccaccccccaccccccagttaCAGACCAGTTTTTTTTAACTGCTATAAACAAAAATTGTCTTTAAGAATCAGGACACCACTGATTACTTCCCACAATACTCAAGCTTTTTCTCAATCCCTTGTTCCCAGCTTACCTCTTGCAGCAGTGAAGCTTCCTCTTCCCCGGCCACGAGGTCGACCACGCACACCTGCACTACTTGGACACTCGCGAGCCCAATGCCCAATTCGTCCACATTTAAAGCACTCGTTGCTGCTCATGATGAAATCTATTAAGAAATATTATGACATTTATATTGCTCGACAGTAAACGATTGAAACTATACACAATCACAACTTCAAATGAGAGCAAGTTGTCTTAAGATAGTCTGCAGTGTATTTCTATTTGGCATTTTATTCCACATCAAGGCCAAGTGTATATTTCAATCTTATTTAAAACTCAAATACCATCCCCAAAACATAAAGAGGAattcaaaaaaagttcaatcagttttttttcccccattaggATGATAGCTTGGAGAACAATTAAGGAAATTCAAACATGACACATAGCTACACAAAGCATCCAGTCCAAAAATGGTACTGCTCATGTTCGACCTTTACCTCTTGAACTATTTATAAATGTGTGTATGGAGGAGTCAACAGATCCAAGATAGCACAAATACAGTGAACCTCCAACTATTTGAAAATTTAAATGTTTGGCACCTGCCTCAGTGGGTGATGTTATCTGCACTCCTTGAAATTAGCTGGAAAAAAGGTGCTGATCCAACAGTCTGGAAGATCTGCTAATCTAGCACCAAAGACCCATGCATAGCAGATTATACCCTTTTGCAGCATCTTGAATTCAGATATCCACACTGCCGTTGGACTACTTATGAATCATAAAGAGCTAGTGTCTTTCTTGTCCCTTGACATGGTTCCACCTGTGATGTTGCAGTTTTGTTAAATACAAGCTAGCTTAATAGATGAATCATAGCCATATTCTGAAGATTTGCATCCCAAGCCAGATTTTTCCCAAAATGGCCACAATGGCACTGTCCCAAcagaaagtaaaaaaaaaacaaagcaggaAGTGGAGGTCAAAGAGCAGTAAGTGAAATTAATAAGGGCAAACAACAATTGGAGTCCAAGTACAGGAAAATGCTAACATTATGGTACTCTACCTGCTTCACAATGTAGTTAAATAAATGACAAATGGAAATGAGTATGATTTAAGTGCCATTACATAAACACGACTGCAGGTGGATTAAAACTGGATGCTGAATGGAATGTTCATGGTGTTAGACATTGAGGGACAGGCAAAAggatttggtgggggggggggcagggtaacTTAAATTGGCTATAGTACAGAAATAAGAAATCCAGAACTTGGTTTTAAATTGATATAAAGGTGATAAAGATTTGAGTTGGATTCAACATGGAAGATCCATTCAAAGAGTGGACAGCCAAGAAGAATTTAGAAAAGCAGAAATAGCAAAAGAATATCATTTTAGGGCAACTTTCAACAGGAAATGTGGTCCATTGGAGAATAATTAAAGAAGGAAATGGTTTATCCAGTTGTCATAATCAATGTAGGCCCAGGGATTGTAAACATTGAGACAAGGAAATTAGAGAAAAGCACAGTAGACCAAGTAAACGGGTAAGACTGCAAGCACTTCCAGCACTTATAAAAGACTCAAGGGAAGTGTTGGTCCCATACAGATGCACAAATGAATATAGGCAACCCACGTTACAGCCGGTGAGGCTCTCGAAGTTAAGTCTTCGAAAATTCATAAATCATTACCCAAAAATGAAACTAAATGTGCTTTTATGGAATGTGAGAATGAAAGTAAATAAAAATCTTTCAACTTGCAATTGGCTCGGCATGTGCAGAGGACATTGCTTCATGTTACATAAAATAAAGAATGTTTTCTAGGAGTTCAAGCATCCACCGGCAGCAGTTATTCAGCTTCCCCCATCATTATTTTATGTTAtgaacaaattatttaaaaaacactaGAAAATAAGAAACTGAAAGGTGAAAATTACTATTGAGCTTAGCCTAGAGTTTTGAAAGACACCCACAGATAGCAAACATTAGTTATCCTCAAATTCTAGATTTCAAAACTGTTTCAATGAGTTTGAGGTTAGTGGCCATTGAATGAAGAAAATAGGGCATGTTAGCCATGGTTTTTGTGGAGAAATTATTGGTATCTGCAATGACTGAACACACTGAAAATAATAGGATGCCACAGAATCAAGATAGACCAAAACGTAGGAGAAAAATGCATCAATTAAGTTAGCAAATGGCACACTGATTTTACTGCAAATAAGTCGGAGTTTAGAAATTGGGAAGTTTTGTTCCAATTGTACAGGTGTTGGCAAGGCTACAGCATAAGTATTAGACACTGATTTTGGCCCTCACCCGGGAAAGGACGATATTGGAAGCAGTCCAAAGGAAATTCCCTGGGATGAAAGGACGGTTCTATCACGAGAAGCCAAAAGGTTTGGATAGTATTCGTtgggagtttagaacaatgaagGGTGAACTTGTTGAATTAAAGGTCTTAAGGATGGAATTTGAGATATTTTTGTCAATGTGAAAAGATGTGACAGGACTTCAAAGGACCAATCTTTTAAAACGGAAGTACATAGAAATTTCTGAGCGAATATAGCGTAACAAATTCTGCACTTCAGATATGTATGAAGGCAATCTCATTAAAATAGTTTTGTGGGCTCGGTTAACTAACAATTTGTTCAAAATTTAAATCCAGTACTCAAAATCTAAAAATGATTGAgacgaccatattgtggtcagaAGAAGCAGCTCTGCTTGCAACCAACACTGTAAAAAGACATGGGAAAATATATGGAGACATGGAAAAATTAAATTGTGGTCATCAGCTTTATTATTGCAATTAGCACAGTACTCATGTTACGAAACATCACTATTCTTTATCTTTAACCCTTATAACACTATCTAGCGTTTAATTCTGACATCACGCTGCCAAAAAGTCAAGATACATTGAAGGATATGGTTTATTCAGTTTCATACATTCTTTAATTGTGTCTTCTACGCAATTCTACCAGATCTCTTCTACCAACTTTTGACTTCTCTAATCTTGAATACTACAAGTTACACCAGTTGCTCTTTTTTTAATCTGCTAAACTGCAAATGTAAAACTAAACATTTAGAATTTAATGCCTGAAGCTTAATTCCAGCCATGTAATTCAGGCTTTTGAAAATAAGACTCGTTTATTTTTACTTTCGAGACTTTTTTTCAAACAGATATGCCCTTTCCCAATTTGTATATTAATAACTTTCATATTATTTGTGTGATATTATGTTGTGTATTCTTGTCTCAAAAAATCTATTTCAAAACT
This Leucoraja erinacea ecotype New England chromosome 16, Leri_hhj_1, whole genome shotgun sequence DNA region includes the following protein-coding sequences:
- the cnbpb gene encoding CCHC-type zinc finger, nucleic acid binding protein b isoform X2, translated to MSSNECFKCGRIGHWARECPSSAGVRGRPRGRGRGSFTAARDICYRCGESGHLAKDCELQEDACYNCGKGGHIAKDCKEPKKEREQCCYNCGRPGHLARDCDHADEQKCYSCGEFGHIQKDCTKVKCYRYGAEDPPFL
- the cnbpb gene encoding CCHC-type zinc finger, nucleic acid binding protein b isoform X1, whose protein sequence is MSSNECFKCGRIGHWARECPSSAGVRGRPRGRGRGSFTAARDICYRCGESGHLAKDCELQEDACYNCGKGGHIAKDCKEPKKEREQCCYNCGRPGHLARDCDHADEQKCYSCGEFGHIQKDCTKVKCYRCGETGHVAINCSKASEVNCYRCGEAGHLARECTIEATA